Part of the Enterobacter cloacae subsp. cloacae ATCC 13047 genome, AGTTTGTGATGCCTTAAAGCCATGGTGAAGATAAAAGTTTTTGGCTTCTTCAGTCAGTGCATGAACCATAATCGCACGGACTCCAATATTCTCAGCTACACGGTAACAGCGCAGAACTGCATCATGCAGTAAATCGGCCCCGAGCCCTTGGCCACGGTATGAAACATCAACTGCCAGGCGAGCAAGTATGATTACGGGAATTGGATCTGGCATATTGCGCCTGAGGCTTCCCATTGCTTCCACGTGGTTAACGCTGCCGGTGGCCAGAGAGTAAAAACCGACAACCTGTTTAGTGTCTCTTTTACAAACGACGAACGTTCGTGCTGCACCAAGAGCTTGGTTTTTTAA contains:
- a CDS encoding GNAT family N-acetyltransferase: MGRVTAPEPLSSSHQLAEFVSGEAVLDDWLKQRGLKNQALGAARTFVVCKRDTKQVVGFYSLATGSVNHVEAMGSLRRNMPDPIPVIILARLAVDVSYRGQGLGADLLHDAVLRCYRVAENIGVRAIMVHALTEEAKNFYLHHGFKASQTQERTLFLKLPQ